The following proteins are encoded in a genomic region of Pikeienuella piscinae:
- the htpX gene encoding zinc metalloprotease HtpX, whose amino-acid sequence MNYAKTALLLAAMTGLFLAVGYLLGGAGGALVAFLVALAMNGWAWWNSDKMALRMHNAEPVTRAGAPALYGMVEQLARNAGLPTPKIYIIHSEQPNAFATGRSPETAAVAATTGLIRMLSEDELAGVMAHELAHIRNRDTLIMTVAATIAGAIGFLAQFAFFFRDNRGAGGLIGALLVMILAPIAASVVQMTISRTREYAADRAGAEICGAPLALASALSKIAGVAGRIEMPSAERNPSSAHLFIMNPLTGRGADKLFSTHPNPENRIKALEEMAGRSLGRRTSPATRPARGPWG is encoded by the coding sequence ATGAATTACGCAAAGACAGCCTTGCTGCTGGCGGCGATGACCGGCCTCTTTCTCGCCGTCGGGTATCTTCTCGGCGGCGCGGGGGGCGCGCTGGTCGCGTTTCTCGTCGCGCTGGCGATGAACGGCTGGGCGTGGTGGAACTCCGACAAGATGGCGCTGCGTATGCACAACGCGGAGCCCGTGACGCGCGCCGGCGCGCCGGCGCTATATGGGATGGTCGAGCAGTTGGCGCGGAACGCCGGGCTACCGACGCCGAAAATATACATCATTCATTCCGAGCAGCCGAACGCCTTCGCCACCGGCCGAAGCCCGGAGACCGCCGCCGTCGCCGCCACCACCGGTCTGATCAGGATGCTGTCGGAAGATGAACTGGCCGGGGTGATGGCGCATGAACTGGCGCATATCCGCAATCGCGATACGCTGATCATGACCGTCGCCGCGACCATCGCCGGTGCGATCGGTTTCTTGGCGCAATTCGCCTTCTTCTTTCGCGACAATCGCGGCGCCGGCGGGTTGATCGGCGCGCTTCTGGTGATGATTCTCGCGCCGATCGCAGCGAGCGTGGTGCAGATGACGATATCGCGCACCCGCGAATACGCAGCCGATCGCGCCGGAGCCGAAATTTGCGGCGCCCCGCTCGCGCTCGCCTCCGCGCTCTCGAAGATCGCCGGAGTCGCCGGGCGGATCGAGATGCCGAGCGCGGAGCGGAACCCGTCGAGCGCGCATCTCTTCATCATGAACCCGCTGACCGGGCGCGGGGCGGACAAGTTATTCTCCACCCACCCCAACCCTGAAAACAGGATCAAGGCGCTGGAGGAGATGGCCGGACGTAGCCTCGGCCGCCGTACGTCGCCGGCCACCCGCCCGGCGCGCGGACCCTGGGGGTGA
- a CDS encoding DUF1674 domain-containing protein, with product MSGEPKDKEAKTAMRIAEAATRALKEAEARRAANRQPVLPTELGGRDGPEPTRYGDWESKGVVSDF from the coding sequence ATGTCCGGAGAGCCGAAGGATAAAGAAGCCAAGACGGCAATGCGGATCGCGGAGGCGGCGACGCGGGCGCTGAAGGAGGCCGAAGCGCGCCGGGCCGCCAACAGGCAGCCGGTGTTGCCAACCGAACTTGGCGGCCGCGACGGACCCGAGCCGACGCGCTACGGCGACTGGGAGAGCAAGGGCGTCGTTTCAGATTTCTGA